The Actinomyces sp. oral taxon 414 genome has a segment encoding these proteins:
- the mtrB gene encoding MtrAB system histidine kinase MtrB produces MIAGARRLHPRDAFGSFRRSLGLRMVALTLSIGIVLIVLLTLVVSNLIRDDVFEDRSVAILSDAHQRVAAAQAELDNADTTTADQVAAATKNMVAKLGQISAASGAVGVVFLRASDETSAPVVNNMYTDPALLDLVGDDLAATVAGGQEGRQYWKSVSVPGTDGEQVPGIIVGSRLSVPTAGGYDLYLVYTLQPEQQLIDLTTRAIALAAIGFLLMLVLTVWALAVGVLIPVRRTSLAVRRLAEGHLDERLKVTGEDEIATLSHSFNEMADSLARQLENWERLSSVQRLFVSDVSHELRTPLTSITLAAERLDEVRDEIDDPLALRSLDILLREVTRFRRLFDDLLAISRVDSGRVRLSVAEQDLTALVDAVIADNQIHIDRLGADVRVHAPDEPVVAQMDTVRVERIVRNVLVNALEHAEGTPIDITVAGNEGAVAVRVRDHGVGMTPEVASKVFDRFYRAAPSRQRTLGGTGLGLSISAEDAVLHGGTLEVWGWPDEGASFLLTLPRHLGADGERGTLTGPRPLDVVPEDAPELAKAGFRAAGVVPAVKATYLPPAPASRRTTEPRTITPEEGDDAPAPPPGAVREAAEAERGRVTVRGPGFVSTAQTPEDVQSPGRRR; encoded by the coding sequence GTGATCGCGGGCGCCCGGCGCCTTCACCCGAGGGACGCGTTCGGATCGTTCAGGCGCAGTCTCGGCCTGCGCATGGTCGCGCTGACCCTGAGCATCGGTATCGTCCTCATCGTCCTGCTCACCCTCGTCGTGTCCAACCTCATCCGCGACGACGTCTTCGAGGACCGCAGCGTGGCCATCCTCAGCGACGCCCACCAGCGGGTCGCCGCGGCGCAGGCCGAGCTTGACAACGCCGACACCACCACGGCCGACCAGGTGGCGGCCGCCACCAAGAACATGGTCGCCAAGCTGGGGCAGATCTCGGCCGCCTCGGGCGCCGTCGGCGTCGTCTTCCTACGCGCCTCCGACGAGACCTCCGCCCCCGTGGTCAACAATATGTACACCGACCCCGCTCTGCTCGACCTCGTCGGCGACGACCTGGCCGCCACCGTCGCCGGCGGCCAGGAGGGGCGCCAGTACTGGAAGTCGGTGAGTGTTCCCGGCACCGACGGCGAGCAGGTCCCCGGGATTATCGTCGGCTCGCGCCTCAGCGTGCCGACGGCCGGGGGCTACGACCTCTACCTCGTCTACACGCTCCAGCCCGAGCAGCAGCTGATCGACCTGACCACGCGCGCCATCGCCCTGGCCGCCATCGGCTTCCTGCTCATGCTGGTCCTGACCGTGTGGGCCCTGGCCGTGGGCGTGCTCATACCCGTGCGGCGCACCTCCCTGGCGGTCCGGCGCCTGGCGGAGGGCCACCTGGACGAGCGCCTGAAGGTCACCGGCGAGGACGAGATCGCCACGCTGTCGCACTCCTTCAACGAGATGGCCGACTCCCTGGCGCGCCAGCTGGAGAACTGGGAGCGCCTGTCCAGCGTGCAGCGGCTGTTCGTCTCCGACGTCTCCCACGAGCTGCGCACCCCGCTGACCTCCATCACCCTGGCCGCGGAGCGGCTCGACGAGGTCCGCGACGAGATCGACGACCCGCTCGCCCTGCGCTCCCTGGACATCCTCCTGCGGGAGGTCACGCGCTTCCGCCGCCTCTTCGACGACCTGCTGGCCATCTCCCGCGTCGACTCCGGCAGGGTCCGCCTGTCGGTGGCCGAGCAGGACCTGACCGCCCTGGTCGACGCCGTCATCGCCGACAACCAGATCCACATCGACCGCCTGGGCGCGGACGTGCGCGTCCACGCCCCCGACGAGCCCGTCGTGGCGCAGATGGACACCGTGCGCGTGGAGAGGATCGTGCGCAATGTCCTGGTCAACGCCCTCGAGCACGCCGAGGGCACCCCCATCGACATCACCGTGGCCGGCAACGAGGGCGCCGTCGCTGTACGGGTGCGCGACCACGGCGTGGGCATGACCCCGGAGGTCGCCAGCAAGGTCTTCGACCGCTTCTACCGCGCCGCCCCCTCGCGCCAGCGCACCCTGGGCGGCACGGGCCTGGGCCTGTCGATCTCCGCCGAGGACGCCGTCCTCCACGGGGGCACGCTGGAGGTGTGGGGCTGGCCCGACGAGGGCGCCTCCTTCCTCCTGACCCTGCCGCGCCACCTGGGCGCCGACGGCGAGCGCGGCACGCTCACGGGCCCGCGCCCCCTGGACGTGGTCCCCGAGGACGCCCCCGAGCTGGCCAAGGCGGGGTTCCGGGCCGCCGGGGTCGTCCCCGCCGTCAAGGCCACCTACCTGCCCCCCGCCCCCGCCTCGCGCCGGACCACGGAGCCGCGCACGATCACGCCCGA
- the mtrA gene encoding MtrAB system response regulator MtrA — translation MSTRILVVDDDTALAEMIGIMLESEGHTPSFCADGAKAMDIFRQVEPDLVLLDLMLPGVDGVELCRLIRAESDVPVIMLTARTDTQDVVAGLEAGADDYVTKPFKSKELLARVRTRLRRVADADAAEHVRVGDLDIDVSGHQVRRDGRVISLTPLEFDLLVTLARTPWKVFTRDELLEQVWGYQHAADTRLVNVHVQRLRAKIEHDPEHPTIVVTVRGVGYRAGDAR, via the coding sequence ATGAGCACCCGCATCCTCGTCGTCGACGACGACACCGCCCTGGCAGAGATGATCGGCATCATGCTCGAGTCCGAGGGCCATACCCCCTCGTTCTGCGCAGACGGCGCCAAGGCGATGGACATCTTCCGCCAGGTCGAGCCGGATCTCGTCCTGCTCGACCTCATGCTCCCCGGTGTCGACGGCGTCGAGCTGTGTCGTCTTATTCGCGCCGAGTCCGACGTGCCGGTCATTATGCTCACCGCCCGCACCGACACCCAGGACGTCGTCGCGGGTCTGGAGGCGGGGGCCGACGACTACGTGACCAAGCCCTTCAAGAGCAAGGAGCTGCTCGCGCGCGTGCGCACCCGCCTGCGGCGCGTGGCGGACGCCGACGCCGCCGAGCACGTGCGCGTCGGCGACCTGGACATTGACGTCTCGGGCCACCAGGTGCGCCGCGACGGCCGGGTCATCTCCCTGACCCCGCTGGAGTTCGACCTGCTGGTCACCCTGGCGCGCACCCCCTGGAAGGTCTTCACCCGCGACGAGCTCCTCGAGCAGGTGTGGGGCTACCAGCACGCCGCCGACACCCGTCTGGTCAACGTCCACGTGCAGCGGCTGCGCGCCAAGATCGAGCACGATCCCGAGCACCCGACGATCGTGGTCACCGTGCGCGGCGTCGGCTACCGCGCCGGCGACGCGAGGTGA